Proteins encoded by one window of uncultured Bacteroides sp.:
- a CDS encoding bifunctional UDP-N-acetylmuramoyl-tripeptide:D-alanyl-D-alanine ligase/alanine racemase, translating into MSYSIETISQLLGAKRTGEKESRIDWLLTDSRSLCFPEETLFFALQSKRNDGHKYITDLYARGVRNFVVNELPDTNSFAEANFLVVQNPLKSLQKLAELHRAKFQIPVIGVTGSNGKTVVKEWLHQLISPDRVVTRSPRSYNSQIGVPLSVWQLNEQSELAVIEAGISEMGEMRALQSIIRPTIGILTNIGGAHQENFFSLQEKCMEKVSLFKDCDVIIYNGDNDLIADCVAKSMLASREIAWSKNDKEKPLYISAINKGTDKTTISYRYLGFDNGYTIPFIDDASIENSLNCLAACLYLMVPYEEIALRMAKLEPVAMRLEVKEGKNNCILINDTYNSDIASLDIALDFLYRRSESKGMRRTLILSDMLESGQSNTLLYRKVAQLVHSRGIHKIIGVGPEITSCAKKFEIEKYFFPNTESFLKSEVFTSLRNEVILIKGSRDFTFEQISEELELKVHETILEINLNAIVDNLNYFRAKLKPETKMVCMVKAFAYGAGSYEVAKTLQDHRVDYLAVAVADEGSDLRKAGITGSIIIMNPEMSAFKTMFDYKLEPEVYSFQLLEALIKEAEKQGITNFPIHVKLDTGMHRLGFAPQEMPELIKRLKSQNAVLPRSVFSHLVGSDSDKFDAFTRQQIETFDKASLELTSAFQHKILRHICNSAGIERFAGAQFDMVRLGIGLYGVSAVDNSIINNVSTLKTTILQIRDVPKDDTIGYSRNGRIDRDSRIAAIPIGYADGLNRHLGNGHAYCMVNGKKAPYVGNICMDVCMIDVTDIDCKEGDKAIIFGDDLPITVLSDILGTIPYEILTSVSSRVKRVYFQD; encoded by the coding sequence ATGTCGTATTCTATAGAAACTATCTCACAGCTATTAGGTGCAAAGCGCACAGGTGAAAAAGAATCACGAATAGACTGGCTTCTTACCGACAGCCGGTCTCTATGCTTTCCTGAAGAAACACTTTTTTTTGCTTTACAAAGCAAACGTAATGACGGACATAAATACATTACCGATTTATATGCCCGTGGTGTAAGAAATTTTGTGGTCAATGAGCTCCCCGATACAAACTCTTTCGCTGAGGCCAATTTCCTTGTGGTACAAAATCCCCTGAAATCATTGCAAAAGTTGGCAGAACTGCATCGTGCCAAGTTCCAGATTCCCGTGATAGGAGTTACCGGAAGCAACGGCAAGACTGTGGTAAAAGAATGGTTGCATCAACTCATTAGTCCCGATCGTGTGGTTACCCGTTCTCCTCGCAGTTATAATTCTCAAATTGGAGTACCGCTTTCTGTGTGGCAGCTCAATGAGCAATCTGAACTGGCTGTTATAGAAGCCGGCATTTCGGAGATGGGAGAGATGAGAGCCCTGCAATCAATTATTCGTCCTACCATTGGCATACTCACTAATATTGGTGGGGCACATCAGGAGAACTTCTTCTCTCTGCAGGAAAAATGTATGGAAAAAGTTTCTCTGTTCAAGGATTGTGATGTAATTATTTATAATGGTGACAATGACCTTATTGCTGATTGTGTGGCAAAATCAATGCTTGCTTCCAGAGAGATAGCCTGGTCAAAAAACGATAAAGAAAAACCTCTTTATATAAGTGCTATTAATAAAGGAACCGATAAGACTACAATTAGTTATCGCTATTTGGGCTTTGATAATGGCTATACTATTCCTTTCATTGACGATGCTTCCATAGAAAATTCCCTTAACTGTCTGGCGGCCTGTCTTTACCTGATGGTGCCCTATGAAGAGATAGCTTTAAGGATGGCTAAACTGGAACCGGTTGCCATGCGCCTGGAGGTAAAAGAGGGAAAGAATAACTGCATACTTATAAATGACACCTATAATTCAGATATTGCTTCTCTTGATATCGCGCTCGATTTCCTTTATCGTCGTTCAGAATCTAAAGGAATGAGACGTACACTGATTCTTTCTGATATGCTTGAATCGGGACAGAGCAATACTTTGCTCTATAGGAAAGTGGCTCAGCTGGTTCACAGCCGGGGCATTCATAAGATTATAGGAGTAGGTCCTGAGATCACTTCTTGTGCAAAGAAGTTCGAGATTGAAAAATATTTCTTCCCCAATACAGAATCATTCCTTAAATCGGAAGTTTTTACTTCTTTGCGTAATGAAGTGATTCTGATTAAAGGTTCACGTGACTTTACTTTCGAACAGATTTCGGAAGAGCTGGAACTCAAGGTGCACGAAACCATTCTGGAGATTAACCTCAATGCCATTGTTGATAACCTCAATTATTTCCGTGCCAAGCTTAAACCGGAGACAAAGATGGTATGCATGGTGAAAGCATTTGCTTACGGTGCCGGTTCTTATGAGGTGGCCAAGACTTTGCAGGATCATCGGGTAGATTACCTTGCTGTAGCTGTGGCCGATGAAGGTTCCGATCTTCGTAAAGCGGGTATCACCGGATCCATTATTATCATGAATCCTGAGATGTCTGCCTTTAAAACCATGTTCGATTATAAACTTGAACCGGAGGTATATAGTTTTCAGTTACTTGAGGCTCTCATCAAAGAAGCCGAGAAACAAGGCATTACCAACTTTCCTATTCATGTGAAACTAGATACAGGCATGCACCGTCTGGGGTTCGCTCCCCAGGAGATGCCCGAACTTATCAAACGTCTTAAGTCGCAGAATGCTGTTCTGCCTCGTTCGGTGTTCTCTCACCTGGTAGGTAGTGACAGTGATAAGTTTGACGCTTTTACCCGCCAACAGATAGAGACATTTGACAAGGCATCACTGGAACTTACTTCTGCCTTTCAGCATAAAATCCTTCGACACATCTGTAACTCTGCCGGTATCGAAAGATTCGCCGGAGCACAGTTTGATATGGTACGCCTGGGTATAGGTCTTTATGGAGTCAGTGCGGTCGATAATTCTATTATCAACAATGTAAGCACCTTGAAAACTACGATCCTTCAGATACGTGATGTGCCTAAGGATGACACCATTGGTTACAGCCGCAACGGACGCATAGATCGTGATTCCCGCATTGCAGCCATACCTATCGGATATGCCGACGGACTGAACCGTCACCTGGGCAATGGGCATGCTTATTGCATGGTCAATGGAAAGAAGGCTCCTTATGTGGGAAATATCTGTATGGATGTCTGTATGATTGATGTTACGGATATAGATTGTAAAGAAGGAGATAAGGCAATAATCTTTGGCGATGACCTTCCTATCACTGTTCTTTCTGATATTCTGGGCACCATTCCTTATGAGATTCT
- a CDS encoding GSCFA domain-containing protein, with amino-acid sequence MEFRTLVELPKKELAITYSDKILLLGSCFAQNIGNLLVTNKFNCTVNPFGVLYNPLSIANGLHCLDSKRTFAEKDLFEYKGLYHSFMHHGSFSASSQYECLENINSCLEPAVRQFPELNYLLITFGTAYVYDYKQTGTAVANCHKLPESAFNRRLLSVEQIMDVYIPLIDGMLKNNHNLKLLFSVSPIRHVKDGMHGNQLSKAILLLAIDALKEHFPQHVFYFPSYELVVDELRDYRFYADDMLHPSAVAVTYLWESFGNCYFSKETKQIMKEWGVISKALQHKPFHPGSEQHKLFLSQIVLKINQLKEKCPFLDVEKEIELCRIL; translated from the coding sequence ATGGAATTCAGAACATTAGTAGAACTTCCTAAAAAAGAGTTGGCTATCACTTATTCTGACAAGATACTGTTGCTTGGTTCCTGCTTTGCTCAGAATATTGGAAACCTGTTGGTTACAAATAAATTTAACTGTACGGTCAACCCCTTTGGTGTTCTTTATAATCCGCTTTCCATAGCAAACGGACTGCATTGTCTGGATAGTAAGAGAACATTCGCTGAAAAGGATTTGTTTGAGTATAAAGGATTATATCATAGCTTTATGCACCATGGTTCTTTTTCTGCATCCTCTCAGTATGAATGCCTGGAAAATATCAATAGCTGTCTGGAACCAGCTGTTCGTCAGTTTCCGGAGCTCAACTACTTGCTTATAACCTTTGGCACGGCTTATGTTTATGACTACAAACAAACCGGCACTGCTGTGGCCAATTGTCACAAGCTTCCCGAAAGTGCTTTTAACCGTCGTTTGTTAAGTGTTGAACAGATCATGGATGTCTATATTCCTCTAATTGATGGAATGTTGAAAAATAATCATAATCTGAAGCTTCTGTTTTCTGTCAGTCCTATTCGTCATGTGAAAGACGGCATGCACGGTAATCAGTTGAGCAAGGCTATTCTGTTGCTTGCCATTGATGCGCTGAAAGAACATTTCCCTCAGCATGTTTTCTATTTCCCATCTTATGAACTGGTGGTCGACGAACTGCGTGACTACCGTTTTTATGCCGATGATATGCTTCATCCATCCGCTGTGGCAGTAACCTATCTGTGGGAATCTTTTGGTAACTGTTATTTTTCTAAAGAAACCAAGCAAATAATGAAAGAATGGGGCGTAATTAGTAAAGCCCTGCAACATAAACCCTTCCATCCTGGTTCGGAACAGCATAAGCTTTTTTTAAGCCAAATAGTGTTAAAAATTAATCAACTTAAGGAAAAATGTCCGTTCTTAGATGTTGAAAAAGAAATTGAATTATGTCGTATTCTATAG
- the dxs gene encoding 1-deoxy-D-xylulose-5-phosphate synthase, with amino-acid sequence MKNNQTYSLLNGINCPGDLRKLNVDMLPEICKELRQDIIDELSCNPGHFAASLGAVELTVALHYVFNTPYDRIVWDVGHQAYGHKILTGRRKAFSTNRKLNGIRPFPSPDESEYDTFTCGHASNSISAALGMSVAAKHKGEKDRHVVAVIGDGSMTGGLAFEGLNNASSTPNNLLIVLNDNNMAIDRTVGGMKEYLLNLATTNRYNRIRQKVAQLLFRWGILNESRRKSVIRFNNSLKTLLSQQQNIFEGMSIRYFGPFDGHDVKNIARVMKDIKDMEGPKILHLHTVKGKGFEPAERAATVWHAPGIFDKETGERIVTNTKGMPPLFQEVFGHTVLELAKQNDKIIGVTPAMTTGCSMNIMMKEMPDRAFDVGIAEGHAVTFSGGMAKDGLLPFCNIYSTFMQRALDNVIHDVAIQNLNVVLCLDRAGLVGEDGPTHHGAFDMAYLRCIPNLTIASPYDEHELRQLMYTAQLPDKGPFVIRYPRGRGSLVDWKCPLEEIPVGTGRKLKDGKDMAVITIGPIGTVTAKAIARAEAEGATIAHYDLRFLKPLDQNMLNEIGQHFNKVVTVEDGVTEGGMGSCILEFMSDNNYSPQVKRIGIPNIFVEHGSVKELYKLCGMDEESIYHTLKSQL; translated from the coding sequence ATGAAGAATAACCAAACATATAGTTTGCTAAATGGCATAAATTGTCCGGGAGATCTTCGCAAACTCAATGTAGATATGCTTCCTGAGATCTGTAAAGAACTGAGGCAGGATATTATTGATGAGCTATCATGTAATCCGGGACACTTTGCTGCAAGTTTAGGAGCCGTAGAGCTGACTGTGGCTTTGCATTATGTATTTAATACTCCTTATGACAGAATAGTATGGGACGTAGGGCATCAGGCTTACGGTCACAAGATTCTGACTGGAAGGAGAAAAGCTTTTTCCACTAACCGGAAATTAAATGGTATCCGTCCATTCCCTTCTCCAGATGAGAGCGAATATGATACTTTTACCTGCGGACATGCTTCTAACTCCATATCTGCCGCATTGGGTATGAGCGTGGCAGCTAAACATAAAGGTGAGAAAGACCGCCATGTGGTTGCCGTGATAGGTGATGGTTCCATGACAGGGGGACTGGCTTTTGAAGGGCTCAACAATGCCTCTTCCACTCCGAACAATTTACTGATTGTGCTCAATGACAACAATATGGCTATAGACCGTACTGTAGGTGGTATGAAAGAGTATCTGCTCAATCTGGCCACTACTAACCGCTATAACCGCATACGACAAAAAGTGGCCCAACTGCTGTTTCGTTGGGGTATACTTAATGAATCACGCAGAAAGAGTGTAATCCGCTTCAACAATAGCCTGAAGACTCTGCTGTCTCAGCAGCAAAACATTTTCGAGGGAATGAGCATCCGCTACTTCGGTCCTTTTGATGGACACGACGTGAAGAACATAGCCCGTGTAATGAAAGATATAAAGGATATGGAAGGTCCAAAGATCCTGCATCTGCATACAGTTAAAGGAAAAGGTTTTGAACCGGCAGAGAGAGCAGCTACAGTGTGGCATGCACCTGGCATTTTTGATAAAGAGACAGGGGAACGGATTGTTACTAACACCAAAGGAATGCCTCCTCTCTTTCAGGAAGTTTTTGGTCATACCGTATTAGAGCTTGCCAAGCAAAATGATAAAATTATAGGGGTTACTCCCGCCATGACTACAGGATGTTCCATGAACATTATGATGAAGGAGATGCCCGACAGAGCGTTCGACGTGGGTATTGCCGAAGGACATGCCGTTACCTTCTCGGGTGGAATGGCGAAAGATGGACTTCTTCCTTTCTGCAACATCTACTCTACCTTTATGCAGAGGGCGTTGGATAATGTAATTCACGATGTGGCCATTCAGAATCTGAATGTGGTACTCTGCCTGGACCGCGCCGGACTGGTGGGTGAAGACGGACCTACACATCATGGTGCTTTTGATATGGCATACTTGCGCTGTATCCCGAATCTGACTATTGCTTCACCTTATGATGAACATGAACTCAGACAATTGATGTACACCGCTCAGCTGCCCGACAAAGGACCGTTCGTAATCCGCTATCCAAGAGGAAGAGGTTCACTGGTTGACTGGAAATGCCCGCTGGAAGAAATACCTGTAGGTACCGGAAGAAAGCTGAAAGACGGAAAAGATATGGCCGTTATCACTATTGGACCAATAGGAACAGTCACTGCAAAAGCCATTGCCAGGGCTGAAGCTGAAGGAGCTACCATTGCCCATTATGATCTGCGCTTCCTCAAACCGCTGGACCAAAATATGCTGAACGAAATAGGACAACATTTCAATAAGGTAGTTACAGTGGAAGATGGGGTTACGGAAGGTGGAATGGGAAGCTGCATTCTTGAATTTATGTCTGATAACAACTATTCTCCACAGGTAAAAAGAATAGGTATTCCAAATATATTTGTGGAACATGGTAGCGTTAAAGAACTCTATAAGCTTTGTGGAATGGATGAAGAGAGCATATATCACACTTTAAAGTCGCAATTATGA
- the trkA gene encoding Trk system potassium transporter TrkA encodes MKIIIAGAGAVGTHLAKLLSQEKQEIVLMDENEDKLIAMDTSFDLMTVCTSPTSISGLKDAGIAEADLFIAVTPDESRNMTACMLASSLGAKKTVARIDNYEYLLPHHQEFFKKLGVDSLIYPEMLAAKEIVSSIKMSWIRQWWEFCGGALILIGVKMRQNSTILDVTLSELGKEDIPFHVVAIKRGNETIIPRGDDTIKLYDIVYFTTTQKYIPYIRKIVGKEDYADVRNVMVMGGSRIAVRTVQYVPDYMKLKVIENDAARCTRLTELLDNKTLVINGDGRDVDLLVEEGLKDTEAFVALTGSSETNILACLAAKRMGVRKTVAEVENIDYIGMAESLDIGTVINKKLIAASHIYQMMLKADVTNVKCLTFANADVAEFKVKEGTAITKRKVKDLGLPKGTTIGGLIRNGKGLVVTGETQIEPGDHVVVFCLNMMIKKIEKFFN; translated from the coding sequence ATGAAAATTATTATTGCAGGTGCCGGAGCTGTAGGCACACATCTTGCAAAACTTCTTTCGCAGGAGAAACAAGAGATCGTTCTGATGGACGAGAATGAAGATAAGTTGATAGCCATGGACACCAGCTTTGACCTGATGACAGTGTGCACATCTCCCACTTCCATCTCAGGATTAAAGGATGCAGGAATAGCTGAAGCCGACCTGTTCATTGCTGTTACTCCAGATGAGAGTCGTAACATGACAGCATGCATGCTGGCTTCCAGTCTGGGAGCAAAAAAAACAGTGGCGCGTATTGATAATTACGAATACCTGCTTCCTCACCATCAGGAATTTTTCAAGAAGCTGGGAGTTGATTCTCTTATTTATCCCGAAATGCTTGCAGCCAAAGAGATTGTATCATCCATTAAGATGAGCTGGATTCGCCAATGGTGGGAGTTCTGCGGAGGAGCATTGATACTTATTGGTGTAAAGATGAGACAAAATTCCACAATTTTGGATGTGACCCTTAGCGAACTGGGAAAAGAAGATATCCCTTTCCATGTGGTAGCTATTAAACGAGGAAATGAAACCATCATTCCCCGTGGTGATGATACTATTAAATTATATGATATTGTTTACTTTACCACTACTCAGAAATATATTCCTTATATCCGCAAGATAGTAGGAAAAGAAGACTATGCCGACGTAAGGAACGTAATGGTCATGGGAGGAAGCCGTATTGCGGTAAGAACTGTTCAATACGTACCCGACTATATGAAGTTGAAAGTTATTGAAAACGATGCTGCCCGCTGTACCCGACTCACTGAATTACTGGACAACAAGACGCTGGTAATTAACGGAGACGGCCGGGACGTTGACCTGCTGGTGGAAGAAGGGCTAAAAGACACAGAAGCATTTGTAGCACTTACGGGAAGCTCTGAGACCAATATTCTTGCCTGCCTGGCAGCGAAGCGAATGGGGGTAAGAAAGACTGTGGCCGAAGTGGAAAATATTGACTACATTGGAATGGCGGAGAGCCTGGACATTGGTACGGTAATAAACAAAAAACTAATTGCAGCCAGCCACATCTATCAGATGATGCTGAAAGCCGATGTGACTAATGTGAAGTGCCTCACCTTTGCAAACGCCGATGTGGCAGAGTTTAAGGTAAAAGAAGGAACTGCCATTACTAAACGTAAGGTGAAGGATCTGGGACTGCCCAAGGGTACAACCATCGGAGGATTAATTCGTAACGGAAAAGGTTTAGTGGTAACAGGAGAAACTCAGATAGAGCCAGGTGATCATGTAGTGGTATTCTGCCTGAACATGATGATCAAGAAGATTGAGAAATTCTTTAATTAA
- a CDS encoding TrkH family potassium uptake protein encodes MINLKMILRIMGILSLIEAVLLLLCAGVSLIYGESIINDFLMVAAGSVIFGGLLLLMGKGASKQLNRRNGYLIVTLSWLLFSAIGMFPFLISGYVPRVVDAFFETMSGFTTTGATVIDNIESLPHGLLFWRSLTQWAGGLGIIFFTIAMLPLFGMGSMHLFSAEATGTSHERLHPRISITAKWIWYVYFGLTLALTLFLLLGGMNLFDSICHSFSTISTGGFSTKKASIAYYSSPYIEYVISIFMILSGINFTLFFYLAKGKPQKALLNEELKWFLKSIIVFTAIFTVTLTYTSPYGVGESFRKALFQVASLHTTTGLVSADYMVWTPFLWALLGVIMFLGASSGCTSGAIKSIRLLILGKMTKNEFKRMVHPNAVLPVKINKIAISPSTQSSVLLFILLYMIIFVASWLAMMAMGVGNVEAFGTVVSSMGSVGPGLGLCGPVHSWNCLPDGGKWLLSFLMLIGRLELFTVLLLFTPQFWKKR; translated from the coding sequence ATGATTAATCTAAAGATGATTTTAAGGATAATGGGCATTCTGTCGCTCATTGAAGCCGTTTTATTACTTCTCTGCGCGGGAGTATCTCTTATATACGGAGAAAGCATTATTAATGATTTTCTCATGGTAGCTGCAGGTTCCGTTATTTTTGGGGGATTATTGCTGCTAATGGGAAAAGGAGCTTCCAAGCAACTGAACCGCAGAAACGGATATCTAATTGTAACCCTTTCGTGGTTACTTTTCTCGGCCATCGGAATGTTCCCGTTTCTGATAAGCGGATACGTGCCACGGGTAGTAGATGCATTCTTTGAAACTATGTCCGGCTTCACAACTACAGGAGCCACAGTGATTGACAATATAGAATCGTTGCCTCACGGACTACTTTTCTGGCGTAGCCTTACACAGTGGGCAGGCGGTTTGGGAATCATCTTTTTCACCATTGCCATGCTCCCTCTCTTTGGAATGGGAAGTATGCATCTTTTCTCGGCCGAAGCAACCGGTACTTCACATGAAAGATTGCATCCACGTATCAGTATAACAGCAAAATGGATATGGTATGTTTATTTTGGTCTTACATTGGCACTGACTTTATTCTTGCTTTTGGGAGGCATGAACCTGTTCGACTCCATTTGTCACTCATTCTCAACAATATCTACCGGAGGTTTTTCCACTAAAAAGGCTAGCATAGCTTATTACAGTTCACCTTATATAGAATATGTGATATCTATTTTCATGATACTCTCCGGTATTAACTTTACTCTCTTTTTCTATCTGGCAAAAGGAAAACCCCAAAAAGCACTGTTAAATGAAGAACTAAAGTGGTTTTTGAAATCAATAATTGTTTTCACAGCAATATTCACTGTAACGTTGACTTATACCAGTCCGTATGGGGTTGGAGAATCTTTCCGAAAAGCACTGTTTCAGGTAGCCTCACTTCATACAACAACCGGGCTTGTATCTGCCGACTATATGGTTTGGACACCTTTTTTGTGGGCATTACTAGGTGTTATCATGTTCTTAGGAGCAAGCAGCGGATGTACCTCTGGAGCAATAAAAAGTATTCGTTTACTTATACTAGGTAAAATGACAAAAAATGAGTTCAAGCGTATGGTCCACCCCAACGCGGTGCTGCCAGTAAAGATAAACAAGATAGCAATATCCCCTTCCACCCAATCCTCTGTATTACTATTTATCCTCTTGTATATGATTATCTTTGTAGCCAGTTGGCTGGCTATGATGGCTATGGGAGTAGGAAATGTAGAAGCCTTTGGTACCGTAGTTTCAAGTATGGGAAGTGTAGGCCCGGGGTTAGGTTTATGCGGTCCGGTTCACTCATGGAACTGCCTCCCCGATGGAGGAAAATGGCTTCTATCCTTCCTGATGCTCATTGGACGTTTGGAACTGTTCACTGTATTACTTCTCTTCACTCCACAATTCTGGAAGAAAAGATAA
- a CDS encoding NADH-quinone oxidoreductase subunit A: MNFMMLVVAVITAIALVFAALFIAKAISPRSFNPQKGEAYECGIPTRGKSWMQFRVGYYLFAILFLMFDVETVFLFPWATIVGELGVNGLISILFFFGVLILGLAYAWKKGALEWK, translated from the coding sequence ATGAATTTTATGATGTTAGTCGTCGCTGTAATCACGGCAATAGCCTTGGTTTTTGCGGCTTTGTTTATCGCCAAAGCGATCTCGCCGCGGTCGTTTAACCCACAAAAGGGAGAAGCGTACGAATGCGGTATTCCTACACGAGGTAAGTCTTGGATGCAGTTCAGAGTTGGTTACTATCTGTTTGCCATCCTGTTTTTAATGTTCGACGTTGAAACCGTCTTTCTTTTCCCTTGGGCTACCATTGTGGGTGAGCTAGGTGTAAACGGACTTATCAGTATTCTATTTTTCTTCGGTGTGTTAATTTTAGGTCTGGCTTATGCCTGGAAGAAAGGAGCTCTTGAATGGAAATAA
- a CDS encoding NADH-quinone oxidoreductase subunit B — MEIKKPKIKSMQYEDFKDNEYLENMVAEINAEGTNVLLGKLDDLINWGRSNSLWPLTFATSCCGIEFMALGAARYDMARFGFEVARASPRQADMIMVCGTITDRMAPVLKRLYDQMPEPKYVVAVGGCAVSGGPFKKSYHVVNGVDQIMPVDVYIPGCPPRPESFYYGMMQLQRKVKLEKFFGGVNRKEKEEK, encoded by the coding sequence ATGGAAATAAAGAAGCCGAAAATAAAGTCTATGCAATATGAAGACTTCAAAGATAATGAGTATTTGGAAAACATGGTTGCTGAGATCAATGCCGAAGGTACAAACGTACTTCTTGGTAAATTGGACGATCTTATCAACTGGGGACGAAGCAATTCACTTTGGCCGCTTACATTCGCTACAAGCTGTTGCGGTATCGAATTCATGGCACTTGGTGCCGCGCGTTATGACATGGCCCGTTTTGGGTTTGAAGTAGCACGTGCCAGTCCTCGCCAAGCAGATATGATCATGGTTTGCGGAACAATCACCGACAGAATGGCTCCGGTATTGAAGCGTCTTTATGACCAGATGCCAGAACCAAAATACGTGGTTGCTGTGGGCGGATGCGCTGTCAGCGGTGGTCCGTTTAAGAAGTCTTATCACGTAGTAAACGGGGTAGACCAGATAATGCCGGTTGATGTATATATCCCTGGATGTCCTCCACGTCCTGAATCCTTCTACTACGGTATGATGCAATTACAACGCAAAGTGAAACTCGAAAAATTCTTCGGTGGAGTAAACCGCAAAGAGAAAGAAGAAAAATAA
- a CDS encoding NADH-quinone oxidoreductase subunit D: MNIKDRILEIVPEAQFAEQGDLTATIPAESFHALAEKLRYDEDAQFDFLLSLTGMDWGETLGVVYHLESTKYGHSIVLKTMTANRENPELPSVTDLWKTADFNEREVFDFFGIRFVNHNDMRRLYLREDWVGYPLRKDYDDSLNPLRMTNEVTEDTTDELSLDDEGNLVNKTNILFEDKEYVVNIGPQHPATHGVLRFRTSLEGENIKKIEPYCGYIHRGIEKMNESLTYPQTLALTDRLDYLGAHQNRHAVCMCVEKAMGVEVSERVQYIRTIMDELQRIDSHLLFYSCACMDLGALTAFFYGFRDREKILDIFEATTGGRLIQNYNTIGGVQADIAPDFVKNVKEFIVYLRPILKEYHDVFTGNVITQQRFKNVGVLTREDAISFGATGGTGRASGWACDTRKRKPYAMYGKVDFKEIVYTEGDCFARYMVRMDEILESMKIIEQLIDNIPEGDYQVKMKPIIRVPEGNYFASVEGSRGEFGVFIESHGDKFPYRMKYRSTGLPLVSVVDTITRGAKIADLISIGATLDYVVPDIDR; this comes from the coding sequence ATGAATATAAAAGACAGAATATTAGAAATTGTCCCCGAAGCACAGTTTGCAGAACAGGGTGACTTAACAGCTACCATTCCTGCCGAATCCTTCCATGCCTTAGCAGAAAAACTGAGATATGACGAGGATGCGCAATTTGACTTCCTTTTAAGTCTGACCGGTATGGACTGGGGCGAAACACTGGGGGTGGTATACCATCTGGAATCAACAAAATACGGTCACAGCATTGTACTTAAGACAATGACTGCCAATCGTGAGAATCCTGAATTACCTTCAGTAACAGATTTATGGAAAACTGCCGATTTTAACGAACGCGAAGTGTTTGATTTCTTCGGCATTCGTTTTGTTAACCACAATGATATGCGCCGTTTGTACTTGCGTGAGGACTGGGTAGGCTATCCATTGCGTAAGGATTATGACGATTCATTGAATCCTTTGCGCATGACCAACGAAGTTACAGAAGACACAACCGATGAGCTTTCACTTGATGATGAAGGTAATTTGGTTAACAAAACAAATATTCTTTTCGAAGATAAAGAATATGTTGTTAACATCGGTCCTCAGCACCCTGCAACTCACGGTGTACTTCGTTTCCGTACTTCTCTTGAAGGAGAAAATATTAAAAAGATTGAACCTTATTGCGGATACATCCACAGAGGTATTGAAAAGATGAATGAAAGTCTGACTTACCCTCAGACACTGGCACTGACCGACCGTCTTGATTACCTTGGTGCTCACCAGAACCGCCATGCAGTTTGTATGTGCGTTGAAAAAGCAATGGGTGTAGAAGTATCAGAACGTGTACAATACATTCGTACCATTATGGACGAGCTTCAACGTATTGACTCACACTTACTGTTCTATTCATGTGCCTGCATGGACTTAGGTGCTTTAACAGCATTCTTCTATGGCTTCCGCGACCGTGAAAAGATTCTTGATATATTCGAGGCAACAACTGGTGGCCGTTTGATTCAGAACTATAACACCATTGGTGGTGTACAAGCAGACATTGCCCCTGACTTCGTAAAGAACGTAAAAGAATTCATTGTATATCTTCGTCCTATTCTTAAAGAATATCATGACGTATTTACAGGTAACGTAATTACTCAGCAACGTTTTAAAAATGTTGGTGTTCTTACTCGCGAAGATGCTATTTCATTCGGTGCTACCGGAGGTACAGGACGTGCTTCAGGATGGGCATGTGACACACGTAAGCGCAAACCTTACGCTATGTATGGCAAAGTAGACTTTAAAGAAATTGTTTACACTGAAGGTGACTGTTTTGCTCGTTACATGGTTCGTATGGACGAGATTCTTGAATCAATGAAGATCATCGAACAACTGATTGACAATATCCCAGAGGGAGACTATCAAGTGAAAATGAAACCTATTATCCGTGTACCTGAAGGTAACTACTTTGCATCTGTTGAAGGTAGCCGTGGAGAATTTGGTGTATTTATTGAAAGCCATGGAGATAAATTCCCATACCGTATGAAGTATCGTTCAACCGGACTTCCTTTGGTTTCGGTAGTAGATACCATCACACGCGGTGCAAAAATTGCAGACTTAATCTCAATTGGTGCAACGCTTGACTATGTAGTACCTGATATTGATAGATAA